A DNA window from Ipomoea triloba cultivar NCNSP0323 chromosome 10, ASM357664v1 contains the following coding sequences:
- the LOC116033609 gene encoding probable protein disulfide-isomerase A6, with protein sequence MSRSRICTALAIVALFFSAAFADDVVVLTEENFEKEVGQDRAALVEFYAPWCGHCKKLAPEYEKLGESFKKAKSVLIGKVDCDEHKSLCSKYGVSGYPTIQWFPKGSLEPKKYEGARTAEALTEFVNTEAGTNVKLAAIPSNVVVLTSENFAEIVLNEKKDVLVEFYAPWCGHCKHLAPTYEKVATAFKLDEDVVIANCDADKYKDLGEKYGVSGFPTLKFFPKGNKDGEDYEGGRDLDDFVNFINEKCGTKRDAKGQLTSKAGLVEDLDKLVKEFLTVSDAEKKAVLGKLEEEVEKLSGSSARHGKIYVKVAKSCMDKGADYAKNEIQRLERMLAKSISPAKADEFTLKKNILSTFA encoded by the exons ATGTCGAGATCGCGGATCTGCACAGCATTGGCAATCGTAGCTCTGTTCTTCTCGGCGGCCTTCGCCGACGATGTCGTCGTTTTGACTGAAGAGAACTTCGAGAAGGAGGTCGGCCAAGATCGCGCAGCTCTCGTCGAATTCTACGCTCCTTG GTGTGGGCACTGTAAAAAGCTAGCCCCTGAATACGAAAAGCTTGGTGAAAGTTTCAAGAAGGCAAAGTCTGTTCTTATTGGAAAG GTGGACTGTGATGAGCATAAGAGTCTTTGCAGCAAATATGGAGTTTCTGGGTACCCCACCATCCAGTGGTTTCCTAAGGGGTCTCTCGAGCCAAAGAA GTATGAAGGTGCACGAACGGCAGAGGCCCTTACTGAGTTTGTGAACACTGAAGCAG GAACAAATGTTAAGCTTGCTGCAATCCCTTCAAATGTTGTGGTATTAACTTCTGAAAACTTTGCCGAGATTGTCTTGAATGAGAAAAAGGATGTCTTGGTTGAGTTTTATGCACCATG GTGCGGTCATTGCAAACACCTTGCTCCA ACTTATGAAAAGGTTGCAACTGCATTTAAATTGGATGAAGATGTGGTCATTGCTAACTGTGATGCTGACAAGTACAAGGATCTTGGAGAGAA GTACGGTGTAAGTGGTTTCCCCACATTAAAATTCTTCCCAAAGGGAAACAAAGATGGTGAAGATTATGAAGGTGGCCGAGACTTGGATGACTTTGTAAACTTCATTAATGAGAAGTGTGGCACTAAGCGTGATGCAAAAGGGCAACTTACTTCTAAG GCTGGGCTGGTTGAAGACCTGGATAAATTGGTGAAGGAGTTTTTGACTGTTAGTGATGCAGAGAAGAAGGCAGTACTTGGTAAATTGGAGGAGGAAGTTGAGAAGCTGTCAGGTTCTTCTGCAAG ACATGGCAAGATATATGTAAAAGTTGCCAAGAGTTGCATGGATAAAGGAGCTGACTATGCCAAGAATGAAATTCAACGGTTAGAACGCATGCTCGCCAAG TCAATCAGTCCAGCAAAGGCCGATGAGTTCACCCTAAAGAAGAACATACTTTCCACCTTCGCTTGA
- the LOC116032459 gene encoding calcium-dependent protein kinase SK5-like, whose amino-acid sequence MASSTAETPRPKPTWVLPYRTHPLRQLYTIGKKLGQGQFGTTHLCTEKATATLYACKTIPKKKLICKEDYEDVWREIQIMHHLSEHRNVVRIKGTFEDALYVHIVMELCAGGELFDRIVEKGHYSEREAAKLLKTIVGVVEACHSLGVMHRDLKPENFLFLSSDEDAALKATDFGLSVFYKPDETFSDVVGSPYYVAPEVLRKHYGPEADVWSAGVILYILLSGVPPFWAETEMGIFRQILQEKLDFESEPWPGISDSAKDLIRKMLDRNPRRRLTAHEVLCHPWIVDDKIAPDRPLDSAVLSRLKQFSAMNKLKKMALRVIAERLSEEEIGGLKELFRMIDTDNSGTITFDELKEGLRRVGSELMESEIKDLMDAADIDNNGTIDYGEFLAATVHLNKLEREENLVSAFSFFDKDGSGYITIDELQQACKQFGLSELNLDEMIKEIDQDNDGQIDYGEFAAMMRKGNGGIGRRTMRNTLNLGEALGLVEGKE is encoded by the exons ATGGCGTCCTCAACCGCAGAAACTCCAAGGCCAAAGCCCACATGGGTCCTCCCTTACAGGACCCACCCCCTTCGGCAGCTCTACACCATAGGCAAGAAGCTGGGTCAAGGCCAGTTTGGGACCACCCATCTGTGCACGGAGAAAGCCACGGCCACGCTCTATGCTTGCAAAACCATTCCCAAGAAGAAGCTGATCTGCAAGGAGGACTATGAGGATGTGTGGCGGGAGATTCAGATAATGCACCACTTATCTGAGCACCGGAATGTTGTGCGGATAAAGGGTACTTTTGAGGATGCCCTGTATGTGCACATAGTGATGGAGCTCTGCGCTGGTGGGGAGCTCTTTGACAGGATTGTGGAGAAGGGGCATTACAGTGAAAGGGAGGCTGCTAAGCTGCTCAAGACCATTGTTGGGGTGGTGGAGGCTTGCCATTCCTTGGGTGTCATGCATAGAGATCTCAAGCCCGAGAACTTTTTGTTCCTTAGTTCTGATGAAGATGCTGCTCTCAAGGCCACTGATTTTGGCCTCTCTGTTTTCTACAAACCAG ATGAAACATTCTCAGATGTAGTTGGAAGTCCTTACTACGTGGCACCAGAGGTTTTACGTAAGCATTATGGACCTGAAGCAGATGTGTGGAGTGCTGGAGTTATCTTGTACATACTACTTAGTGGAGTGCCACCTTTTTGGGCAG AGACTGAGATGGGGATATTCCGCCAGATATTGCAAGAGAAACTGGATTTTGAATCTGAGCCATGGCCGGGTATTTCAGATAGTGCCAAGGATTTGATACGCAAAATGCTTGATAGGAATCCAAGGAGGAGATTGACAGCCCATGAAGTATTGT GCCATCCTTGGATTGTGGATGACAAAATAGCACCTGATAGACCTCTCGACTCTGCGGTTCTTTCACGTCTGAAACAATTCTCTGCAATGAATAAACTTAAGAAGATGGCTTTGCGT GTAATTGCCGAGAGGCTatcagaagaagaaattggtGGTCTCAAGGAGCTCTTCAGAATGATAGATACAGACAATAGTGGAACTATAACCTTTGATGAGCTCAAAGAAGGTTTAAGACGAGTTGGATCTGAACTTATGGAGTCTGAGATCAAGGATCTTATGGATGCT GCAGATATTGATAACAATGGCACAATAGACTATGGAGAATTTCTAGCCGCTACTGTACACTTGAACAAGCTGGAAAGAGAAGAAAACCTAGTTTCGGCCTTCTCTTTCTTTGACAAAGATGGTAGTGGTTACATAACCATTGATGAACTTCAGCAAGCCTGCAAACAATTTGGTCTAAGTGAGCTTAATCTCGATGAAATGATCAAAGAAATCGATCAAGATAAC GATGGACAGATTGACTATGGGGAATTTGCAGCAATGATGAGGAAAGGCAATGGAGGCATTGGAAGGAGAACCATGAGAAATACTTTAAATTTGGGAGAAGCCCTAGGACTTGTAGAGGGtaaagaataa